TTGCAGTTTATATAAGTCGTCTGAAGTAGAGTCAAGTTCTTTAAGTTGTTCGGCTGGCAAAGTAATAGACAAGAAGTGTCCATCAGTAGAGATAATATCAAGTATATAGTTAATTAGCTTTTCCACATGAGTACGATTGAAGTTTTATTTAAATATTTAGAGTTCTTTCCAGAGGAATATCCATTAAAAGATGTGACTATGTTTAAAGTGGCTACTGCCAAGGACTACCGTGTTTATATAATGCATGAAAGTGTAAGTGACTGCGGAATATTCGTAGTGTATGGTAAGGTTAGTACAAGAGGGTTTGGAAGTATTTGCTATCCATTTGAGGAACATAAAGAAATTAAAAGTTGGTTTGCTGTTAAAACTCTGTCCGACTTAATTTTTCAATTGGGTATTCTGGAAGAAGTTCTTCGACTTGAACATGACTTAGATACATCAGAGCTGAAGATAAGGCTGAGAGAGCTTGTTTAAATGTTTTACAATCCTCATTGACATAAAGCCTATAGTAATCTTCTATTTTACCAATAGCCACTAGAGATTTTTGTTTTGAATCTAAATCTATTTCTGAATCTTGGTAAGCATAGGCAGTGAGTATTTTTAAAGCATAACTAAATAAACCTTTTACGGCTGTATAGTCGAACATTATGTCAGTATGTGGTTTATGAGTGATATTTTTTATTGTATGCATTTTATTAATTTTTAAAAGTATGAAATACGAATTTATAGTAAGTTATTATAATGAAGAAGAAATATACTAATACAGATATTAAAGAATTGATAATGAGTTTAGGCTCAGAATTAGTGGAGTTAAACTTTGTATGGAGTGATGAATTAAAGAATAAGTTCAGTAAGATTACTTCTTACCTTTCTTAGCTTCAGAAACTTTTCGGTCGTAAGGAGATTGATTGGTCGGTTTAAGAGTTATATCTAGGTCAGCAGCTTTAGCGTAAACCGCCGCTTCTGTTCTCCCTAACTTGTAAGATATGAGACCAGTAGGAGTATTTTTACTTGCTAGTGACTTTAATTTTAGTTTGTCATCTTCAGACCATTTCTTACCGCTGTTTGTAGGTTCTTTTTTCACAGTATTAATTAGCATTGCAGCTAGTTTTAATTTTTGTATAACATTAGTATACACGCAAATTAGCCGTTTTAAACGGATAAAAACGGCTTAAAAGAATAAATTGATTGTTCGGTAATCCGTCTTTTAAAACGCAAAAAGCCCACCTAAGAAAACTTAAGATGGGCAAATGTTAGCTAGAACTTCAGATACTCAATATTGCTGATATCGGTCTGAAGACCGAAAACTGTATTCCACGAGGTAAAAAAAAGACCTTGTGGAGGGGAGACGAATCGGCGATATCTGACGAAAGCCAATGTGACGTATTCATCGCTTGTTAGCTTTCGTTAATTAATTCACTTCATATTATTCTTTCATGGCGAATCTTTATCCACTTTCTATAAGTCAGGCTACGCCAAATCCATTCTAAGGGGCCAAATTTGAAATATTTTAACCAGATATGGCTAAAAATAATTTGCGATACTAAAACAAGAATAGCAATACCTGATGTATGTAATAAACCGATTTTACCAATTAAATTAAATCCAAAATTGTAAAATATAATAATCATGATTATGGTCTGAAACAAGTAATTGCTCAGAGCCATTCTCCCCACAGGGATTAAATATTTAAATGCTTTTCTACCTATTGAAGTTTGAACAATTTTAAATATGGAAGTTATATAGAAAATGCACGTAAATATCTGGCCAGCTAATTCTAAGAACTTATAAAAAATGTTTAATGGAGTTGATGGGAACATATAGGAACTTCCACCAATTGTTTTAGCTGAAAAAGTAGCCAAAAGGCCTACTATTAAGCTGGTTATCAACAATAAAGTTGATTTTGATTTTTTTGTGAAAAATTCAATTGAAGCGAAATAGTAACCAAGAAGAAAAATTCCAAGGAATTTAAAATACCCCCCTGTTGGAATATAAGCTAAGTATTTCCAGACAAGATTATGAATGTTTAAAAAGAATATGTCTGCAATTGAACCATGCTGGAATGTACTTATAACTGCTTCAACGGTCATATCTGGATATTGAACATGTGCAATGGCAGTCGTTTTTTCTGGACTAGCAGAACTCAAAGCCTCAGAAAATGGCAAAAGAGATAAATCGATTAAAAGTGGAAATAGTAGGAAAAATAACGACCAGAGAATAAGATTTTTTGACTTGACATTCCGGAATAAAATGAGGACAAAACCAAATATAGAATAGGCAAGTAAAATGTCTCCAAACCAAATTAAACTGTGTAAAAATGCTATCAATAACAGAAGAAATAGTCTTCTTCGATATGTTTTTAAAAAATTAATAGAATCTTCTTTGTTCTTTTCATATTGAATATAGAACCCAACAGCAAAAAGAATGGAGAAGAGGGTGTAAAACTTTCCTGTGACTACGATATTTAAAAACGAATATAATTTTTCGTCTAACTGAAAGTCGGTTATTTGTTTGAGCTCATCAAAGGGCATAAAAACATATCCGCTAAAAAATGCCATGTTCATGAAAATGATTCCAAGTAAAGCGAAACCTCTTAGGATGTCTAGAATTTCAATTCTTTGTTTAGGTTCTATTGGTTGATTAGATGTCATTAGTTCAATATTTTATTTGAAAGAGAAATTATATTCTCAGCAAAAATTTCAATAACGTGGTTTTGACCTTAATGCATGGTAACATTCAAGTATTCCCGAGTTATTGCGGGTACAATTGTGATACAATTTAGGCATAGATTTTTCACCCGCAATGAGTTGGGAATATATCTGTTGTGCGATGCGACTTTGATGATTATTGGGGTAGCCAACCATTAGTAGAGGTCGGGGTTACCAAAGTATGGGGGATTTACCTTGTTTTGGGTTTTTCTTTCTAGGTTTGGGGATTTCTTTTAGGCTTTATATTATTCAGTTGTGACTTTATGGAGTCTCTAATTTGCTGATTTTTTCATTCAATTTGGGTTATGAATAGTTTTCAATTTAGTTTGTGCAATAGGATTTCTGCCTCTCTAGTAAGAGAGGTCAAACTTTAAACCATTATTGGATGATACTTGCCAGTAATGGAGGTGGTTTACCTGTTATCCAACTACTAAGCACTTTCATGGTTTCTTGACCACAACATGGGCAATGAAGGGGCTTATAACCACTTTTTTCTTTTGCAATCATTGTTGCCGTAGCTCTGTTAAAAATGGGTCTTATAATATTGGTCAATTGTAGCGTTAAGGCATCCATTGTTACAGTACAAGCTCCAGAGTGTAGCCCAAAGTGCCTTATTTTTGTAAAACCAGCGGGTAGAATGTGATGACTAAACCTTCGGATAAACTCTTCGTTGGTCAAGGTCATAAGTTTTTGTGTGCCACTATCTACATAGTCCTTGTAGGTAAATGTGGTATGTGTTTCAGTGACTTTCTGTAGTCTGTGATTACTGATTGCAACCTTGTGCGTGTACCTACCAAGGTATTCAATTACTTGTTTTGGGCCTGCAAAAGGTCTTTTGGCGTAGATTACCCATTCTTTTTGATAAATGCTATCCAAAAAACTGCCTCCTTGTTTCGGAATTAATCCTTTCTTAATGAGTTTTCTTATAGCTGCCATAAACTTGGCCTTGTATACTTTTTTCAGTGGTTCCATGGGGTATAAGAAACCCTTTCTTCCATTAGCTCTATTGCCTTTTAGTGTTTTCCATTTATCGTCTTTGTCCATTCCCCCAGCTGGAACAATGCAGTGAATATGTGGATGAACACTAAGATTTTGCCCCCAAGTGTGTAG
This portion of the Spirosomataceae bacterium TFI 002 genome encodes:
- a CDS encoding Transposase zinc-binding domain-containing protein (manually curated), which encodes MKPAFELADVIFHTQDYIANSLGNSGRVLSALARCRTAALGGHIDKCSNLSCSHIRVSYNSCRNRHCPKCQQIQKETWLMAMEHRTLPVGYFHVVFTIPHELNSLCLQYPKLLYDTLFKVAWSTLKGFAAASQYELKMGMTAVLHTWGQNLSVHPHIHCIVPAGGMDKDDKWKTLKGNRANGRKGFLYPMEPLKKVYKAKFMAAIRKLIKKGLIPKQGGSFLDSIYQKEWVIYAKRPFAGPKQVIEYLGRYTHKVAISNHRLQKVTETHTTFTYKDYVDSGTQKLMTLTNEEFIRRFSHHILPAGFTKIRHFGLHSGACTVTMDALTLQLTNIIRPIFNRATATMIAKEKSGYKPLHCPCCGQETMKVLSSWITGKPPPLLASIIQ